In Mastigocladopsis repens PCC 10914, a single window of DNA contains:
- a CDS encoding carbohydrate ABC transporter permease: MPKIYTKSWLDNDTVAAWIFLTPAVILLGIFILGPIAYLFFLSFTAGSFTSTGIQWVGLKNYWRLLLNPDFWQVLGNTVYFTVATVIPTLVIPLGLAVLLNRSIALREALRTTYFLPSIISLVAAGLGFRWLFQPEGPVNALLNSVGISPITWLGDTFWAMPVLILLSIWKQLGFNMVVFLAGLQAIPPSRYEAAELDGANSWQQFCYITLPGLQPTLIFATVTTVIFTLRSFEQVYVMTGGGPLNSTNLLVYYIYQEAFAQFDFGYAAAAATVLLAITLVLVYLQLRTWGEEN, translated from the coding sequence ATGCCAAAAATATATACTAAGTCGTGGTTAGATAATGATACAGTTGCTGCCTGGATTTTTCTCACTCCCGCAGTGATTTTGTTGGGCATTTTTATTCTTGGTCCTATTGCCTATTTGTTCTTCCTCAGCTTCACTGCTGGGAGTTTCACCTCAACAGGCATTCAATGGGTAGGGCTTAAAAATTACTGGCGCTTGCTTCTTAACCCCGATTTTTGGCAAGTTCTTGGTAACACTGTTTATTTTACAGTTGCCACGGTCATTCCCACTCTCGTTATCCCTTTAGGGCTGGCAGTACTGTTAAACCGGAGTATAGCATTGCGGGAAGCCCTACGAACCACCTATTTCCTACCTTCGATTATTTCTCTGGTAGCCGCTGGTTTAGGGTTTCGCTGGTTGTTTCAACCAGAAGGACCAGTGAATGCACTATTAAATAGTGTTGGCATTTCACCAATTACCTGGCTAGGAGACACCTTTTGGGCAATGCCAGTCCTTATTTTATTAAGTATTTGGAAACAATTGGGTTTCAATATGGTGGTGTTCTTGGCAGGGTTGCAAGCAATTCCTCCCAGTCGTTACGAAGCTGCGGAACTTGATGGTGCCAATTCTTGGCAGCAATTTTGCTATATTACCTTACCCGGATTGCAACCTACTTTAATATTTGCCACAGTCACCACTGTTATTTTCACGTTGCGGAGTTTTGAGCAAGTTTATGTGATGACTGGTGGTGGTCCATTGAATTCTACTAATTTGCTTGTTTATTACATTTACCAAGAAGCCTTTGCTCAATTTGATTTTGGTTATGCAGCCGCCGCTGCAACCGTACTGTTAGCAATAACGCTGGTGTTAGTGTATTTACAGTTGCGAACTTGGGGTGAGGAGAATTAG
- the purN gene encoding phosphoribosylglycinamide formyltransferase, translated as MTLRPDSTPSLVSPNISADTLGIQSPLKLGILASGNGSNFEAVAQAIQDGQLSAQIQVLIYNNPDAYAAVRAQKWGVPTVLLNHRDYKSREELDGQIVQTLRQYDVEWVVMAGWMRLVTSVFIDAFPDKIINIHPSLLPSFKGSNAVEQALAAGVKITGCTVHLVCLEIDSGPILMQAAVPILPDDTSETLHARIQVQEHRILPQAIALTALLISMKY; from the coding sequence ATGACGCTTCGCCCTGATTCTACTCCTAGCCTGGTTTCTCCCAATATAAGTGCTGACACACTTGGTATACAATCTCCCTTGAAATTGGGAATTTTAGCTTCTGGGAATGGCAGTAACTTTGAAGCTGTTGCCCAAGCAATCCAAGACGGGCAGTTGTCCGCTCAAATCCAAGTTTTAATCTACAATAATCCAGATGCTTATGCCGCAGTCAGGGCACAAAAGTGGGGTGTCCCTACTGTGCTTCTCAATCACCGCGACTATAAAAGCCGTGAAGAATTGGATGGGCAAATCGTGCAAACTTTGCGGCAATATGATGTGGAATGGGTAGTTATGGCAGGTTGGATGCGATTGGTCACGTCAGTTTTCATCGATGCATTTCCTGACAAGATTATCAATATTCATCCCAGTTTGTTGCCCAGTTTTAAGGGGTCAAATGCAGTAGAACAAGCCCTTGCTGCTGGCGTGAAGATTACTGGTTGTACAGTGCATCTGGTTTGTTTAGAAATAGACAGTGGTCCGATTTTGATGCAAGCAGCCGTGCCGATACTGCCTGATGATACCTCAGAAACACTCCACGCTAGGATTCAAGTTCAGGAACATCGGATTTTACCACAGGCGATCGCCCTTACAGCGCTTCTCATCTCAATGAAGTACTAA